In Trichocoleus desertorum NBK24, the following are encoded in one genomic region:
- the sfsA gene encoding DNA/RNA nuclease SfsA: protein MTALIYQYPTLYPGILLKRYKRFFADIELASGEVITAHCPNTGPMSCISKPGSSVYVSRSDSPTRKLPYTWELIEVYEHEPTWVGVNTAMPNRIVKLVLEKNLIPELGDYSDIRLEVAYGQEKSRVDFLLTGEKLERPIYLEVKSTTWCEGDRLVRFPDTVTTRGHKHIRELAALLPEIRPVMLYCINRGDCTHFAPGDDRDPAYGKLLREAIAQGLEVLACRFKITPEGIYYLGLAELVL from the coding sequence ATGACCGCTTTAATCTACCAGTACCCGACGCTTTACCCCGGCATTCTCCTCAAGCGCTACAAACGCTTCTTCGCAGACATCGAGTTAGCTAGCGGTGAAGTGATTACGGCTCACTGTCCCAATACAGGGCCAATGAGTTGCATCTCTAAACCGGGTAGCTCTGTGTACGTGTCGCGCAGTGACAGCCCAACACGAAAACTGCCTTACACCTGGGAACTGATTGAGGTGTATGAGCATGAGCCAACCTGGGTGGGGGTCAATACGGCCATGCCCAATCGCATTGTCAAGCTAGTCCTAGAAAAGAACCTCATTCCCGAACTCGGAGACTACAGCGACATTCGCTTGGAAGTGGCTTACGGCCAGGAAAAAAGTCGAGTGGATTTTCTGCTTACGGGCGAAAAGTTAGAGCGTCCAATTTATCTAGAAGTAAAAAGCACAACCTGGTGCGAAGGCGATCGCTTGGTTCGCTTCCCAGATACAGTCACGACACGGGGCCATAAACATATTCGTGAGCTAGCTGCTCTGCTCCCAGAAATTCGACCCGTCATGCTCTATTGCATTAACCGGGGAGACTGTACGCATTTTGCCCCCGGTGACGATCGCGATCCTGCCTATGGCAAACTGCTACGCGAAGCGATCGCTCAAGGGCTAGAAGTGTTGGCTTGTCGCTTCAAGATTACCCCAGAAGGCATCTACTACCTGGGCTTAGCTGAGCTAGTTCTGTGA
- a CDS encoding DUF3095 domain-containing protein: MSTEQFYAKLPRLKQFIEITQPHNFVDLPYDWHVVITDIVGSTQAIESGRYKDVNLLGACSIVAVLNVAKSAEIPFVFGGDGASIVIPPTLLSQTKQALLATQQAAKTRFGLDLRVGLVPVVDVLAAGFEIKVAKLQVSENYSQGIFTGGGLTYATEMVKQDIPHNPYQLKPATQPLQPDFSGLECRWQDIPSHRGEVLSLLVLAMGSQSEQEHTYQTVIQKIQEIFGEDTDLHPIGADNLQLSFRNQNLLPEAKARSLSQSWLHQQIYLLKEKLENFLGWFFMKFQIKLGEVDWGTYKQIVTAATDYRKFDDMLRMVIAGTADQREELNRYLEAEYKAGKLVHGVHLSDRALMTCLVFERNGQQVHFIDGADGGYALAAKAMKARLQRKAANWSVYVKMMKLRKVNQRQSSNSLEFHTDDRFNLPVPDALPRHSPQALQTLLRRHRVS; the protein is encoded by the coding sequence ATGAGCACCGAGCAGTTTTATGCCAAGCTCCCTCGCCTCAAGCAGTTTATCGAGATTACCCAGCCTCACAATTTTGTAGATTTGCCCTACGACTGGCATGTGGTGATTACAGATATTGTGGGTTCTACCCAGGCCATAGAATCAGGCCGTTATAAAGATGTCAATTTGTTGGGTGCTTGCTCAATTGTGGCTGTGCTCAACGTCGCTAAATCTGCCGAAATTCCCTTTGTTTTTGGGGGCGACGGCGCTTCTATTGTGATTCCTCCCACTTTGCTGAGTCAAACGAAGCAAGCTCTACTAGCGACGCAACAGGCTGCTAAGACAAGATTTGGCTTAGACCTTAGAGTAGGGCTAGTTCCAGTGGTTGATGTTCTAGCAGCTGGCTTTGAAATCAAAGTGGCCAAGTTGCAAGTTTCAGAAAACTACAGTCAAGGAATATTTACAGGTGGGGGGCTGACTTATGCCACCGAGATGGTAAAGCAGGATATCCCTCATAATCCTTATCAGCTAAAACCCGCAACTCAACCGCTACAACCTGATTTTTCGGGGCTGGAGTGCCGTTGGCAAGATATTCCTAGCCACCGAGGAGAAGTGCTCAGTCTTTTAGTGCTGGCAATGGGTTCTCAAAGCGAACAAGAGCATACGTATCAGACAGTCATTCAGAAGATTCAAGAAATTTTTGGTGAAGATACAGATTTGCATCCCATAGGCGCTGACAATCTTCAGCTTTCATTTCGGAATCAAAACTTGTTACCGGAAGCCAAGGCGCGATCGCTATCTCAGTCCTGGCTACACCAACAAATCTATTTGCTCAAGGAAAAGCTGGAGAATTTTCTCGGCTGGTTCTTCATGAAGTTTCAGATCAAGCTGGGAGAAGTGGACTGGGGAACCTATAAGCAGATTGTGACCGCAGCGACGGACTACCGTAAATTTGATGACATGCTGCGGATGGTAATTGCAGGTACCGCCGACCAACGGGAAGAACTGAATCGCTATTTGGAAGCTGAATATAAAGCGGGCAAGTTGGTGCACGGAGTCCATCTGTCCGATCGCGCCCTCATGACTTGCCTGGTATTTGAGCGCAATGGGCAACAGGTACATTTTATTGATGGCGCAGATGGCGGTTATGCTCTGGCAGCTAAGGCTATGAAGGCTCGTCTCCAGCGCAAAGCAGCAAACTGGTCAGTCTATGTCAAGATGATGAAGTTGCGAAAAGTGAACCAGCGTCAAAGCTCCAATTCACTCGAATTTCACACCGATGACCGCTTTAATCTACCAGTACCCGACGCTTTACCCCGGCATTCTCCTCAAGCGCTACAAACGCTTCTTCGCAGACATCGAGTTAGCTAG
- a CDS encoding PspA/IM30 family protein yields MGLLDRIGRVIRANINSLVGQAEDPEKILEQTVLDMQEDLIQLRQAVAQAIATQKRTERQCAQAQSTSNEWYQRAQLALQKGDDHLAREALTRRKSYQETAEALRSQLDQQSGIVTKLKQNMLTLESKISEAKTKKDLYIARARSAKASQQINDMLGRVGTGSAMSAFERMEEKVLQLEAQSEAIAELGTDDLEKKFASLEGGDTVDEELAAMKAQLLSGTENTAKLPPSQSQSQSSSA; encoded by the coding sequence ATGGGCTTATTGGACCGCATTGGGCGGGTAATTCGAGCCAACATCAACAGCTTGGTTGGGCAAGCAGAAGATCCAGAAAAGATTCTGGAGCAAACGGTCTTGGATATGCAGGAAGACCTGATTCAACTGCGGCAAGCTGTGGCTCAAGCGATCGCCACTCAGAAGCGCACGGAACGACAATGTGCCCAAGCTCAATCCACCTCTAATGAGTGGTATCAACGGGCGCAACTCGCTTTGCAAAAAGGGGATGATCACCTAGCACGGGAAGCTTTGACCCGTCGCAAGTCTTATCAGGAAACTGCTGAAGCTTTGCGATCGCAGCTAGACCAGCAAAGTGGCATTGTCACCAAGCTCAAGCAAAATATGTTGACCTTGGAAAGCAAGATTTCTGAGGCCAAAACCAAAAAAGACTTGTATATCGCTCGTGCCCGCTCGGCGAAAGCTTCTCAGCAGATTAATGACATGCTCGGTCGCGTCGGGACGGGTAGCGCCATGTCTGCGTTTGAGCGCATGGAAGAGAAAGTATTACAACTAGAAGCGCAGTCAGAGGCGATCGCGGAACTAGGCACAGATGACCTAGAAAAGAAGTTTGCTTCCCTAGAAGGCGGCGACACGGTAGATGAAGAGTTGGCTGCCATGAAGGCACAACTGCTCAGCGGTACCGAGAACACTGCCAAACTGCCACCCTCTCAATCCCAGTCTCAGTCATCCAGCGCTTGA
- a CDS encoding RidA family protein, translating to MTRKVIRTEQAPAPVGPYNQAIAASGQMVFVAGQIALDPQTGAIVGEGDVVRQTEQVMANLEAILKAAGATFADVVRTTVFLADMNDFAAVNGIYARHFDDATAPARACVQVARLPKDVRVEIDCIAVI from the coding sequence ATGACGCGCAAGGTAATTCGGACAGAACAGGCTCCCGCTCCGGTGGGGCCATATAATCAGGCGATCGCGGCGAGTGGTCAGATGGTGTTTGTGGCAGGGCAAATCGCACTCGATCCGCAGACAGGTGCGATCGTGGGTGAAGGAGATGTAGTGCGGCAGACGGAACAGGTGATGGCAAATCTAGAAGCCATCCTCAAAGCAGCAGGAGCCACTTTCGCCGATGTGGTTAGAACTACAGTATTTCTCGCTGATATGAACGACTTTGCCGCAGTCAACGGCATCTACGCCCGTCACTTCGACGACGCCACCGCCCCAGCCCGCGCCTGCGTACAAGTTGCCCGCCTTCCCAAGGATGTCCGAGTCGAAATCGACTGCATCGCAGTTATTTAA
- a CDS encoding NUDIX hydrolase — protein sequence MTYRNPIPTVDIIIEMSDCPHRPIVLIERLNEPYGWAIPGGFVDYGEPVEVAARREAQEETGLAIELIEQFQVYSDPSRDPRKHTMSVVFIAVAKGEPQAGDDAKGIALFESWQVPENLCFDHDRILRDYWRYRHYGIRPRLV from the coding sequence TTGACCTACCGTAATCCAATCCCCACCGTTGACATCATTATTGAGATGAGCGATTGCCCTCACCGCCCAATTGTGTTGATTGAGCGGCTAAATGAGCCTTATGGGTGGGCCATTCCAGGGGGATTTGTGGACTATGGGGAGCCTGTGGAGGTGGCAGCCCGACGGGAAGCGCAGGAAGAAACAGGTTTAGCGATCGAGTTGATTGAGCAGTTTCAGGTCTATTCTGACCCCAGCCGTGATCCGCGCAAACATACGATGAGTGTGGTGTTTATCGCAGTGGCGAAGGGAGAACCGCAGGCGGGGGATGATGCAAAGGGAATTGCGCTATTTGAGTCTTGGCAGGTACCTGAGAATTTGTGTTTTGATCACGATCGGATTTTGCGGGATTATTGGCGGTATCGGCATTATGGGATACGGCCTCGTTTAGTTTAG
- the menD gene encoding 2-succinyl-5-enolpyruvyl-6-hydroxy-3-cyclohexene-1-carboxylic-acid synthase, giving the protein MSIDFSNTNSVWASILAETLARLGLMRAVVCPGSRSTPLAIAFAQHPEIEAIPVLDERSAAFFALGLARQSGLPVVLVCTSGTAGANFYPAVIEARQSRVPLLVLTADRPPELRDCNAGQAIDQQKLFGNFPNWYAELAIPVLEVGLLRYLRQTLVYAWERSLWPVAGPVHLNLPFRDPLAPITDPVVEAWRSQFDSAQFFAAVQPITEADAVGVGNIQLPLATWQACERGVIIAGPAQPRSPVQYCTAVAQLSAALGWPVLAEGLSPLRNYADLNPNLISTYDLLLRNRQLAEQLAPEMVIRIGEMPTSKELRLWLERVQPQQWIVDPGDRNLDPLHGHTTHLRLAIEQLAPLLPPTSQSSSSYFKDWCSAEGKVRQRLDQTMSDTEAWFEGKVAWLLSQHLPPGTPLFIANSMPVRDVEFFWKPGNTAIKPYFNRGANGIDGTLSTALGMAHGNQSSVLLTGDLALLHDTNGFLLRNKLVGHLTIIVVNNNGGGIFEMLPIAQFEQVFEEFFATPQAVDFAPLCQTYGVEYELVQAWPQLIERLNPLPQSGIRVLEVRTDRKVDSAWRRTNLAKFAVD; this is encoded by the coding sequence ATGTCGATTGATTTCAGCAATACAAATTCTGTTTGGGCTTCGATCCTGGCAGAAACGTTGGCTCGTCTAGGTTTGATGAGGGCGGTGGTTTGTCCGGGGTCTCGGTCTACACCATTGGCGATCGCGTTTGCTCAGCACCCTGAGATTGAAGCAATTCCGGTGTTGGATGAGCGATCGGCGGCGTTTTTTGCGTTGGGCTTGGCGCGACAGTCGGGGTTGCCTGTGGTGTTGGTTTGTACGTCGGGGACGGCGGGGGCAAATTTTTATCCGGCGGTGATTGAGGCGCGGCAAAGTCGGGTGCCATTGTTGGTTCTAACGGCGGATCGACCTCCGGAGTTGCGCGATTGCAATGCGGGGCAGGCGATCGATCAGCAAAAGTTGTTTGGGAATTTTCCCAATTGGTATGCGGAGTTGGCGATCCCTGTTTTAGAGGTGGGGTTGCTTCGGTATCTACGCCAAACGCTGGTTTATGCCTGGGAGCGATCGCTTTGGCCTGTGGCAGGTCCGGTGCATCTCAATTTGCCGTTTCGTGACCCGTTGGCTCCGATTACTGATCCAGTGGTGGAAGCTTGGCGATCACAGTTTGACTCGGCTCAGTTTTTTGCAGCAGTGCAGCCTATAACAGAGGCTGATGCGGTTGGGGTGGGCAATATTCAGTTGCCGTTGGCGACTTGGCAAGCTTGCGAACGGGGTGTGATTATTGCGGGGCCTGCTCAACCGCGATCGCCTGTGCAGTACTGTACGGCGGTAGCGCAACTATCGGCGGCGTTGGGGTGGCCTGTGCTGGCGGAAGGGTTGTCGCCGCTGCGGAACTATGCGGATCTCAATCCCAATCTGATTTCCACCTACGATTTGCTGCTACGAAATCGGCAGTTAGCAGAGCAACTTGCTCCTGAAATGGTGATCCGGATTGGGGAAATGCCGACTAGTAAGGAACTGCGGCTCTGGCTAGAGAGGGTGCAGCCGCAGCAGTGGATTGTTGATCCGGGCGATCGCAATTTAGATCCGCTGCATGGTCACACCACTCATTTACGGCTGGCGATCGAGCAGTTGGCTCCCCTGTTGCCGCCTACGTCCCAGTCATCAAGTAGTTATTTCAAAGATTGGTGTAGTGCCGAAGGGAAGGTGCGGCAAAGGCTAGACCAAACCATGTCAGATACAGAAGCGTGGTTTGAAGGCAAAGTCGCTTGGTTGTTATCCCAGCATTTGCCCCCTGGTACGCCTTTATTTATTGCCAACAGCATGCCTGTCCGGGATGTGGAGTTTTTCTGGAAACCGGGCAATACAGCGATTAAGCCTTACTTCAACCGAGGAGCGAATGGCATTGATGGCACGTTGTCTACCGCTTTGGGGATGGCGCATGGCAATCAAAGCAGCGTCCTGTTGACGGGAGACTTAGCGCTGCTGCACGACACCAATGGCTTTTTGCTCAGAAACAAGCTGGTAGGACATTTGACCATTATTGTGGTCAACAACAATGGCGGTGGCATTTTCGAGATGCTGCCGATCGCTCAGTTTGAGCAGGTGTTTGAAGAATTCTTTGCGACCCCTCAAGCGGTTGACTTCGCGCCACTCTGCCAAACTTATGGTGTGGAGTACGAACTCGTTCAAGCTTGGCCCCAGTTAATAGAGCGGTTGAATCCCCTACCCCAAAGCGGAATCCGAGTGCTAGAGGTGCGAACCGATCGCAAGGTAGACAGTGCTTGGCGGCGGACTAACCTAGCAAAATTTGCCGTTGATTGA
- a CDS encoding DUF721 domain-containing protein, translated as MAFESLHHVLGSFENQGGWQERQQFKRLLAYWPEVVGLAVASQTKPVAIQRGVLKVATSSPAWAQNLIFERQRILEKLNTRLTIELTDIRFSTAQWHSSRRDNSSATSGSEANPWQDHPSHVASPSPQTLNPSLPQVAAPKDPQTAFQAWSALVQQRSQHLPACPRCHCPTPPGELQRWSLCALCAAQQWRG; from the coding sequence ATGGCTTTTGAATCCCTTCATCATGTTTTAGGCAGCTTCGAAAATCAAGGGGGATGGCAAGAGCGACAGCAGTTCAAGCGCTTGCTGGCTTATTGGCCAGAAGTCGTAGGGCTAGCGGTTGCCAGCCAGACAAAACCAGTGGCAATTCAGCGGGGTGTGTTAAAAGTAGCCACTTCTAGCCCTGCCTGGGCCCAAAACTTGATTTTTGAGCGGCAACGAATCTTAGAAAAGCTCAATACTCGGTTAACCATCGAACTCACTGACATTCGTTTTTCTACCGCTCAATGGCACAGTAGCCGGAGAGACAATTCTTCTGCCACTTCTGGATCAGAAGCCAACCCTTGGCAAGACCATCCTAGCCATGTAGCTAGCCCTAGCCCTCAGACACTCAATCCATCTCTTCCACAGGTAGCAGCGCCAAAAGACCCTCAAACCGCGTTTCAGGCTTGGTCGGCGTTGGTGCAACAGCGATCGCAGCATTTACCCGCTTGCCCCCGTTGTCACTGTCCGACCCCACCCGGAGAATTGCAGCGTTGGTCTCTTTGTGCCCTCTGCGCCGCGCAACAATGGCGGGGGTAA
- the murJ gene encoding murein biosynthesis integral membrane protein MurJ encodes MSETKKPSRSLAGIAGIVAVATMISKVFGLVRQQAIAAAFGVGPAAGAFNFAYVIPGFLLILLGGINGPFHSAIVSVLSKRKQSEVAPIVETITTLVGGLLLLVTIGLIVFADPLMHLVAPGLYISPELAQAQGVTSEQFQVLVQTREIAIQQFRIMAPMALLAGLIGIGFGTLNASDQYWLPSISPLFSSVTVLIGIGILAFQAGSKITTPQYAMIGGIVLAWGTLAGAVLQWLVQLPAQARAGMGGLRLRFDFHRPEVKEIIKIMGPATFSSGMMQINVWTDLFFASFLPQAAAAVSALGYAGLLVNTPLGILSNMILVPLMPVFSRLTDPADWPELKGRIRQGLLLTAVAMLPLSAIMIALAFPIVRVVYERYAFDESASRLTASLLIAYSVGMFVYLARDVLVRVFYALGDGDTPFRISIINIFLNAALDFLLIKPFGASGLVLATVGVNVTSSIALLIILHRRLHGLPWRELSWPILGLGLGSAIAGASSWGMLQVCERFLGKEGLLIQLLELAVAGAAGLAVFGLFATQLRLPEVDLFVDRIRQRLLRR; translated from the coding sequence GTGTCTGAAACTAAAAAGCCTTCTCGTTCCCTCGCTGGAATTGCTGGGATTGTGGCTGTGGCCACGATGATCAGTAAAGTGTTTGGATTGGTGCGTCAGCAAGCGATCGCCGCTGCATTTGGGGTGGGTCCTGCCGCTGGAGCTTTCAACTTTGCCTATGTGATTCCAGGGTTTTTGCTGATTTTGTTAGGCGGTATCAATGGCCCCTTCCATAGTGCGATCGTCAGTGTCCTATCCAAGCGCAAGCAAAGTGAAGTTGCTCCGATTGTCGAAACGATCACAACCTTGGTCGGTGGGTTGCTGTTACTAGTCACCATTGGCTTGATCGTATTTGCTGATCCGCTGATGCATCTAGTAGCTCCGGGCTTGTATATCAGTCCAGAGCTAGCGCAGGCCCAAGGGGTGACTTCAGAGCAATTTCAAGTCTTGGTGCAAACTAGGGAGATCGCGATCCAGCAGTTTCGGATCATGGCTCCGATGGCTCTACTAGCTGGGTTGATCGGGATTGGCTTTGGCACCCTCAATGCCTCAGATCAATATTGGTTACCCTCCATCAGCCCTCTGTTCTCTAGTGTGACTGTGCTGATCGGGATCGGCATCTTAGCATTCCAAGCTGGCTCCAAAATTACTACTCCCCAGTACGCCATGATCGGGGGAATTGTATTAGCTTGGGGCACTTTGGCTGGTGCGGTTTTGCAGTGGCTAGTGCAATTACCAGCACAGGCAAGAGCGGGGATGGGTGGACTAAGGCTGCGCTTTGACTTCCATCGCCCAGAAGTCAAAGAAATCATTAAAATTATGGGGCCAGCTACCTTTTCCTCAGGCATGATGCAAATCAATGTCTGGACGGATCTATTCTTTGCTTCGTTTTTGCCTCAGGCGGCAGCGGCAGTATCGGCTTTAGGCTATGCAGGTTTGTTGGTCAACACACCCTTGGGCATTCTTTCTAACATGATTTTGGTGCCCTTAATGCCTGTGTTCTCTCGGCTTACCGATCCGGCAGACTGGCCCGAACTAAAGGGGCGGATTCGTCAGGGTTTGCTGCTGACTGCGGTGGCGATGCTACCTCTTAGTGCCATCATGATCGCGCTGGCATTTCCCATTGTGCGGGTCGTGTATGAGCGCTACGCCTTTGATGAATCGGCCTCTCGCCTCACAGCCTCGCTTTTGATTGCCTACAGTGTTGGCATGTTTGTCTACTTGGCGCGAGACGTGCTGGTTCGAGTCTTTTACGCCTTAGGAGACGGAGATACCCCCTTCCGGATCAGCATCATCAACATCTTTCTGAACGCTGCTTTGGACTTTTTGTTGATCAAGCCGTTTGGGGCGTCTGGTCTAGTTTTGGCTACTGTTGGGGTTAATGTCACCTCCAGTATTGCCCTATTGATTATTCTGCATCGCCGTCTGCATGGTCTGCCTTGGCGAGAATTGAGCTGGCCGATTTTAGGTTTGGGCTTGGGTAGCGCGATCGCCGGAGCTTCCTCTTGGGGAATGCTTCAAGTCTGCGAGCGATTTTTGGGCAAGGAGGGACTACTGATTCAACTGCTAGAACTAGCAGTAGCGGGTGCCGCTGGCTTAGCGGTATTTGGCCTATTTGCGACTCAGTTACGGTTGCCAGAAGTTGATTTATTTGTCGATCGCATTCGCCAGCGGCTATTGAGGCGCTAG
- the menB gene encoding 1,4-dihydroxy-2-naphthoyl-CoA synthase translates to MQVEWQVAKTYEDILYHKADGIAKITINRPHKRNAFRPKTVFELYDAFANAREDSRIGVVLFTGAGPHTDGKYAFCAGGDQSVRGQGGYVDDEGVPRLNVLDLQRLIRSMPKVVIALVAGYAIGGGHVLHILCDLTIAADNAIFGQTGPKVGSFDGGFGASYLARIVGQKKAREIWYLCRQYDAAQALEMGLVNCVVPVEQLEAEGIQWAQEILEKSPIAIRCLKSAFNADCDGQAGLQELAGNATLLYYMTEEGAEGKEAFLEKRQPNFRQYPWLP, encoded by the coding sequence ATGCAAGTTGAATGGCAAGTTGCCAAAACCTACGAAGACATCCTGTATCACAAAGCGGATGGCATCGCCAAAATCACCATCAATCGACCTCACAAGCGCAATGCCTTTCGTCCCAAAACGGTGTTCGAGCTTTATGATGCCTTTGCCAATGCCCGTGAAGATAGCCGTATTGGGGTCGTTCTCTTCACTGGGGCAGGGCCGCATACGGATGGTAAATATGCCTTCTGCGCCGGGGGCGACCAAAGTGTGCGGGGTCAAGGCGGTTACGTAGATGATGAAGGGGTGCCGCGACTCAACGTCCTCGACTTGCAACGTTTGATTCGCTCCATGCCCAAGGTAGTGATTGCTTTGGTAGCGGGTTACGCAATCGGTGGCGGGCATGTTCTCCACATTCTTTGTGATTTGACGATCGCCGCAGACAATGCCATTTTTGGTCAAACTGGGCCGAAGGTAGGTAGCTTCGATGGTGGGTTCGGAGCCAGCTACTTAGCTCGGATAGTAGGACAAAAAAAAGCCCGCGAAATTTGGTATCTCTGCCGTCAGTACGACGCGGCCCAGGCGCTAGAAATGGGTTTGGTGAATTGTGTGGTGCCTGTGGAGCAGTTAGAAGCGGAAGGCATCCAATGGGCACAGGAAATTCTAGAGAAAAGTCCGATCGCGATTCGCTGTCTCAAATCGGCTTTTAATGCTGACTGTGACGGCCAAGCAGGCTTACAAGAATTAGCAGGAAATGCAACTTTGCTCTACTACATGACAGAAGAAGGGGCCGAAGGGAAAGAAGCGTTCCTAGAAAAGCGTCAACCTAACTTCCGCCAGTACCCTTGGTTGCCTTGA
- a CDS encoding DUF3181 family protein has protein sequence MAQTNTTELLEALAADIGENIYMDIAKWHLYLGDAHLSAPLAEQLYPLLTSNSADENRVQQILSSMPVKLGGGRREVPLLDLLPMQCQVTLMDLLEKHQDQL, from the coding sequence ATGGCACAAACAAATACAACCGAGCTTTTAGAAGCCCTCGCCGCTGATATTGGCGAAAACATCTACATGGATATCGCCAAGTGGCACCTCTACTTAGGCGATGCTCACCTAAGTGCCCCTCTGGCAGAGCAACTCTATCCCTTGCTGACCTCAAACTCAGCAGATGAAAACCGAGTGCAGCAAATCCTTAGCAGCATGCCAGTCAAACTGGGAGGTGGTCGTCGTGAAGTACCCCTGCTAGATCTTCTGCCCATGCAGTGCCAAGTCACATTGATGGATTTGCTAGAGAAGCACCAAGACCAGCTTTAA
- a CDS encoding 2TM domain-containing protein, translated as MPPRWPRQPDRRDPAYRRLDDRMNFAMHVAVFGATNSGMWFVRTLEAATWPWSKWVTGAWAVGLLVHLIYIAAIADYSGYNPQFSTGAAEPKKTSAKSTKP; from the coding sequence ATGCCGCCTCGTTGGCCTCGTCAACCAGATCGTCGTGATCCTGCTTATCGCCGTCTGGATGATCGGATGAATTTTGCCATGCATGTAGCAGTTTTTGGTGCAACCAATTCTGGCATGTGGTTCGTGCGTACGTTAGAAGCTGCCACTTGGCCTTGGTCTAAGTGGGTTACGGGAGCTTGGGCAGTAGGACTGTTAGTGCATCTAATTTATATTGCTGCGATCGCAGACTACTCTGGCTACAATCCTCAGTTTTCTACCGGAGCCGCTGAGCCTAAAAAAACGAGTGCAAAGTCTACCAAACCATAG
- a CDS encoding TerB family tellurite resistance protein, protein MDQSQISAETLELLCRITGQELQQDELNPLLVFLAALVTVLLGVMLVDRAIADAEKQELQHTLSSFLTLDDQTRELTQQLVTGVQRHQIYIIPNELLKLTALLSKSEKVLLIGLGYKMAAADGEVDLRESMYLQAIASRLSLSTAEVAVLANGSSLKSDDLEALNTIKDLLLPEQFQLPLLVDIANQFSTSLWVSL, encoded by the coding sequence ATGGATCAATCACAAATCAGCGCGGAAACTCTAGAGCTTCTCTGCCGCATCACGGGCCAAGAGTTGCAGCAGGACGAGTTAAATCCCTTGCTAGTGTTTTTGGCAGCTTTGGTCACGGTGCTGCTAGGCGTCATGCTAGTGGATCGGGCGATCGCCGATGCCGAGAAGCAAGAGTTGCAGCACACACTCAGCTCGTTTCTGACGTTGGATGACCAAACCCGTGAGCTGACGCAACAACTGGTCACTGGGGTGCAGCGGCATCAGATTTATATCATTCCAAATGAGCTGCTCAAGCTCACAGCACTACTTTCTAAGTCAGAAAAAGTATTGCTCATTGGCTTGGGCTACAAAATGGCCGCAGCGGATGGTGAAGTAGATCTACGGGAGAGTATGTATTTACAGGCGATCGCCAGCCGTTTGTCACTCTCTACTGCTGAGGTGGCGGTTTTAGCGAATGGTTCTTCGTTGAAATCTGACGACCTAGAAGCCTTAAACACGATTAAAGATTTGCTGCTGCCAGAACAATTTCAACTGCCGCTCCTAGTTGATATTGCCAACCAATTTTCCACTAGCCTATGGGTATCTTTGTAG